A region of Gemmatimonadaceae bacterium DNA encodes the following proteins:
- a CDS encoding 1-acyl-sn-glycerol-3-phosphate acyltransferase, whose product MSAALPSAAPTGSPAFRRAIRWVSARCLGWFYRETCVLHADRIPADGPVLFIGNHPNDLPDVLLGYQATARPLRYLATISAATSWLSRKTYEWLGVIPVARIRDMRKMQAAGADVVAINRAATDAVAAALAAGEIVGAFPEGGVRDTCALADFKIGVASMILKYIDTGAENDVTVVPFGIQYEAPRHYGSDVCTLIGAPFSVRRWLASQPDAERGAGGLTRAMHAAVSAVTRNAPTWEAAERRDQLVAALAGRRAPRDPVRAAPGFVATATAIAIAESPESIECHAAARALANAVAKAGGIPTSSVDHARLLFALDVHEQAAPVPTIVIWMGLPAALIGWAVHGPLFLIIRWLADRAAKERADVVALRFVPGLYVAAVWYLLLGIAGALALGAIGWSPLWVLPVVMLMPRFGDLAVGWQRWFTAWRIVRRVHQWGTPERMALRDASATLDARWERAAARSA is encoded by the coding sequence ATGTCCGCCGCCCTCCCCTCCGCCGCCCCGACTGGCTCGCCCGCGTTTCGCCGGGCCATCCGCTGGGTCTCGGCGCGCTGTCTGGGGTGGTTCTATCGCGAGACCTGTGTGCTGCACGCCGATCGCATCCCGGCGGATGGACCGGTGCTGTTCATCGGCAACCATCCCAATGACCTGCCCGATGTGCTGCTCGGGTATCAGGCCACCGCCCGGCCGCTTCGCTATCTCGCCACGATCTCGGCGGCGACCTCGTGGCTGTCCCGGAAGACGTACGAGTGGCTTGGGGTGATCCCCGTCGCCCGGATCCGCGACATGCGAAAGATGCAGGCGGCCGGTGCGGACGTGGTGGCGATCAACCGGGCCGCGACCGACGCGGTGGCGGCGGCGCTGGCCGCCGGTGAGATCGTCGGGGCGTTTCCCGAGGGCGGCGTTCGCGATACCTGCGCCCTGGCTGATTTCAAGATCGGTGTCGCGTCGATGATCCTAAAGTACATCGATACTGGCGCAGAAAATGACGTCACTGTCGTACCGTTCGGGATCCAATACGAAGCGCCGAGACACTACGGGAGCGATGTCTGCACCCTGATCGGCGCGCCCTTTTCGGTTCGCCGGTGGCTCGCCTCCCAGCCCGACGCCGAGCGCGGCGCGGGCGGGCTGACGCGCGCCATGCACGCGGCGGTGTCGGCGGTCACGCGAAATGCGCCGACCTGGGAGGCCGCCGAGCGTCGCGACCAGCTGGTGGCCGCGCTGGCCGGTCGGCGGGCGCCGCGTGATCCGGTGCGTGCGGCGCCGGGGTTTGTCGCCACTGCGACGGCCATCGCGATCGCCGAAAGCCCGGAGTCCATCGAGTGCCACGCCGCCGCGCGCGCGCTCGCGAACGCGGTCGCGAAGGCCGGCGGCATTCCGACGTCGTCCGTGGATCACGCCCGCCTGCTCTTTGCGCTGGATGTGCACGAGCAGGCGGCGCCGGTGCCGACCATCGTGATCTGGATGGGGCTGCCGGCCGCCCTGATCGGCTGGGCGGTGCACGGCCCGCTCTTTCTGATCATCCGCTGGCTGGCGGATCGGGCGGCCAAGGAGCGGGCGGATGTGGTGGCCCTTCGCTTCGTGCCTGGCCTCTATGTCGCCGCGGTCTGGTATCTTCTGCTTGGCATCGCCGGTGCGCTCGCGCTCGGGGCGATCGGCTGGTCGCCGCTCTGGGTGCTCCCCGTCGTGATGCTCATGCCGCGCTTCGGGGATCTCGCCGTGGGATGGCAGCGCTGGTTCACCGCCTGGCGGATCGTGCGGCGCGTGCACCAGTGGGGGACGCCGGAGCGCATGGCGCTCCGCGACGCATCGGCGACGCTGGACGCACGCTGGGAGCGCGCCGCGGCGCGCTCCGCGTAA
- a CDS encoding ATP-binding cassette domain-containing protein — MTLISIGNVGVEFGATEIFRDVTMTIAPGDRWAVVGRNGTGKTTLVRLITGDVAPTKGTVARMPGLRVALMDQHRRFPEQMPLWDIVADGFGELRQLEHSLAEQAKRLETDHSDAAMAKYGRDLERFQHEGGYEMAARVDAMLQGMGFDPALARVTTIGTLSGGERGRIALARQLATPADLLILDEPTNHLDLETTAWLEQHLAESERTILCISHDRAFLNAFADHVLHFEGGTAFFYTGGYQSFVQQREERRLTQQRQFDKQQAKISSEMDYIARNLAGQNTRQAKGRRKLLARMPRLSAPIGADAVMSLKLESGSRSGDRVIEAKDVVVGVPSPTGPRTLVRDVTVVMERGEVIALVGPNGAGKSTLIKTLLGEHPPLAGDVKVGQSTTVAYYRQDLAHLPLDKTIYDAIADERPLWERRQVQGHLGRYGYSGDEVQRTIGTLSGGERARVAMALLTLSTNNLLIMDEPTNHLDVESIEALEDAIDGYEGSVLIVSHDRAVLRGLATQVWELRGQELKIFPGPFVEWEQLRAERLASEALQQRAEAQREAERVGKERERAEAARQKAAGASSGAPTGDLRKQIRAAEKALADAELRVSTLETSIAELTAKLEDPTLYDTPAGIQKATQWGKQLDDEREALDEAMHAWSVAEETLAALKG, encoded by the coding sequence ATGACGCTCATCTCCATCGGCAACGTTGGCGTGGAATTCGGCGCGACCGAGATCTTCCGCGACGTCACCATGACCATCGCGCCCGGCGATCGCTGGGCCGTGGTCGGACGCAACGGCACCGGCAAGACCACGCTCGTCCGCCTCATCACGGGCGACGTGGCGCCCACCAAGGGGACGGTGGCGCGCATGCCGGGGCTGCGCGTGGCGCTTATGGATCAGCATCGGCGCTTCCCCGAGCAGATGCCGCTTTGGGACATCGTCGCCGACGGCTTTGGCGAACTGCGGCAACTCGAGCACTCGCTGGCAGAACAGGCCAAGCGCCTTGAGACCGATCACAGCGACGCCGCCATGGCCAAGTACGGCCGCGATCTCGAGCGCTTTCAGCACGAGGGCGGCTACGAAATGGCGGCGCGCGTGGATGCGATGCTGCAGGGCATGGGGTTCGATCCCGCGCTCGCGCGTGTCACGACCATTGGCACGCTCTCCGGGGGCGAACGCGGACGCATTGCGCTCGCGCGGCAGCTCGCCACGCCGGCTGATCTGCTCATTCTCGACGAGCCCACCAACCACCTCGATCTCGAAACCACGGCGTGGCTCGAACAGCATCTCGCCGAGAGTGAACGCACGATCCTGTGCATCTCGCACGATCGCGCCTTTCTCAACGCCTTTGCCGATCACGTGCTGCACTTCGAGGGCGGCACCGCCTTCTTCTACACGGGGGGCTACCAGAGCTTCGTGCAGCAGCGGGAAGAGCGCCGACTCACGCAGCAGCGCCAGTTCGACAAGCAGCAGGCCAAGATATCGTCGGAGATGGACTACATCGCGCGCAATCTGGCCGGCCAGAACACGCGGCAGGCAAAGGGGCGTCGCAAGCTGCTCGCGCGCATGCCGCGCCTGTCGGCCCCCATCGGCGCTGATGCTGTCATGTCGCTCAAGCTCGAATCGGGGAGCCGCAGCGGGGATCGCGTGATCGAGGCCAAGGATGTGGTCGTTGGTGTTCCCTCGCCCACCGGACCGCGCACGCTCGTGCGTGATGTCACCGTGGTGATGGAGCGCGGCGAAGTCATTGCGCTCGTGGGGCCCAACGGCGCCGGAAAAAGCACCCTCATCAAGACGTTGCTTGGCGAGCATCCGCCGCTGGCCGGTGACGTGAAGGTTGGCCAGAGCACTACGGTGGCGTACTACCGCCAGGATCTCGCGCATCTGCCGCTCGACAAGACGATCTACGACGCGATCGCCGATGAGCGCCCGCTCTGGGAGCGGCGGCAGGTGCAGGGGCATCTCGGCCGCTACGGCTACAGCGGCGATGAGGTGCAGCGCACCATTGGGACGCTCTCCGGCGGCGAGCGCGCCCGCGTGGCCATGGCGTTGCTGACGCTCTCCACGAACAACCTGCTGATCATGGACGAGCCCACCAACCACCTCGATGTCGAAAGCATCGAGGCGTTGGAAGATGCGATTGATGGCTACGAGGGGAGCGTGCTCATCGTGAGCCACGACCGCGCCGTGCTGCGCGGGCTCGCAACGCAGGTGTGGGAGCTCCGCGGCCAGGAGCTCAAGATCTTCCCCGGCCCGTTCGTGGAGTGGGAGCAGCTGCGCGCGGAGCGGTTGGCCAGCGAGGCGCTGCAGCAGCGCGCCGAGGCGCAGCGCGAGGCCGAGCGGGTCGGCAAGGAACGCGAGCGCGCGGAGGCGGCGCGTCAGAAGGCGGCCGGCGCATCCTCCGGTGCCCCCACCGGTGACCTCCGGAAACAGATCCGCGCCGCCGAGAAGGCGCTCGCCGACGCCGAACTGCGGGTGAGCACGCTCGAAACGTCCATCGCCGAACTCACCGCGAAGCTGGAAGACCCCACGCTCTACGACACGCCGGCCGGGATCCAGAAGGCCACGCAGTGGGGCAAGCAACTCGACGACGAGCGGGAAGCGCTCGACGAGGCGATGCACGCCTGGAGTGTTGCCGAGGAAACGCTCGCAGCGCTCAAAGGGTAG
- a CDS encoding DinB family protein, with product MSRSVLAVALVLAAAPLTAQAQDPVLAAVKENWKGMITNVTAAAEEVTEANYSFKPTPEVRSFGQLIGHVAGTQNLICAAVLGDKVPAEDAIEKTAKTKAALVAALKASTAYCDKAYTLAPAKFGDSIEMFGGKQTKIAALTLNAVHDGEHYGNIVTYMRLKGMVPPSSKR from the coding sequence ATGTCCCGTTCTGTGCTTGCTGTCGCGCTCGTTCTTGCCGCTGCCCCCCTCACGGCCCAGGCGCAGGACCCGGTCCTGGCGGCGGTGAAGGAGAACTGGAAGGGGATGATCACCAACGTCACCGCGGCCGCTGAAGAAGTGACGGAGGCGAACTACAGCTTCAAGCCGACCCCCGAGGTGCGCTCGTTCGGGCAGCTTATCGGGCACGTGGCCGGTACGCAGAACCTCATTTGCGCGGCGGTGCTGGGTGACAAGGTGCCGGCCGAAGACGCGATCGAAAAGACGGCCAAGACGAAGGCCGCCCTGGTGGCGGCGCTCAAGGCGTCGACGGCGTACTGCGACAAGGCGTATACGCTCGCGCCGGCCAAGTTCGGCGACAGCATCGAGATGTTTGGTGGCAAGCAGACCAAGATCGCGGCGCTGACGCTCAATGCGGTGCATGACGGCGAGCACTATGGCAACATCGTCACCTACATGCGCCTGAAGGGCATGGTGCCGCCGTCGAGCAAGCGATAA
- a CDS encoding aminotransferase class I/II-fold pyridoxal phosphate-dependent enzyme: MLPHLLPSRREFSGDDLIFTLNAKAQKRIAEGASVINATIGALYDDAGKLVVLNTVMGQWQQLTSGEVAPYAPIGGDQTYLLNLVQRHWPDITKVTVGVASPGGSGALALTLKNFLERGDTVITAAPYWGPYSTLAIENGQQLKTVPYPDVHTGIDIGAWEATCRDVLEAQGRLLVWLNDPCHNPTGRSFTRADRQALMDMLRDLSSQGPVTFVLDLAYLDYARDPQQVREALDHYAAFGREGQVLVGACLSLSKAYTLYGARAGALVFPWTNEPALQAALITSCRGTWSNCARGPMSVLNRLSKDPALQAALEVEHAQWRTLLADRANALDAALKAEGFPGAVYDGGFFVTLDGGPDPMATCEKMQAHDVFVIPLPEGLRVGICAMKAADAAKFATAYASAMR, encoded by the coding sequence ATGCTGCCTCACCTGCTGCCCAGCCGCCGTGAGTTCTCCGGCGATGACCTGATCTTCACCCTCAACGCGAAGGCGCAGAAGCGCATCGCCGAGGGCGCGTCCGTCATCAACGCCACCATTGGCGCGCTCTACGACGACGCGGGCAAACTGGTCGTGCTCAATACCGTGATGGGGCAGTGGCAGCAGCTGACGAGCGGCGAGGTGGCGCCGTATGCACCGATCGGCGGTGATCAGACGTACCTGCTCAACCTGGTGCAGCGCCACTGGCCCGACATCACCAAGGTGACGGTGGGGGTCGCGTCGCCCGGTGGGTCCGGCGCGCTGGCGCTGACGCTCAAGAACTTCCTCGAGCGCGGCGATACGGTCATCACGGCGGCCCCGTACTGGGGGCCGTACAGCACGCTGGCCATCGAAAACGGGCAGCAGCTCAAGACGGTGCCGTATCCCGATGTGCACACCGGCATCGACATCGGCGCCTGGGAAGCCACCTGCCGTGATGTGCTCGAAGCGCAGGGGCGCCTGCTGGTGTGGCTCAACGATCCGTGCCATAACCCCACCGGGCGCAGCTTCACGCGCGCCGACCGACAGGCGCTGATGGACATGCTGCGCGATCTGTCGAGCCAGGGGCCGGTGACGTTCGTGCTCGATCTCGCGTATCTCGACTACGCGCGCGACCCGCAGCAGGTGCGCGAGGCGCTCGACCACTACGCCGCCTTCGGCCGCGAGGGGCAGGTGCTGGTGGGCGCGTGTCTGAGCCTGTCAAAGGCGTACACGCTCTACGGCGCCCGCGCGGGGGCCCTCGTGTTCCCGTGGACGAACGAGCCCGCCCTGCAGGCGGCGCTCATCACGAGCTGCCGCGGCACGTGGAGCAACTGCGCGCGCGGCCCGATGAGTGTGCTCAATCGCCTGTCGAAGGATCCGGCGCTCCAGGCCGCGCTCGAAGTGGAGCACGCGCAGTGGCGCACGCTGCTGGCCGATCGCGCGAACGCGCTCGACGCCGCGCTCAAGGCCGAAGGATTCCCCGGCGCGGTGTACGATGGCGGCTTCTTCGTGACGCTCGACGGCGGCCCCGACCCGATGGCGACGTGCGAAAAGATGCAGGCGCACGATGTCTTCGTGATCCCGCTCCCCGAAGGCCTGCGCGTGGGGATCTGCGCAATGAAGGCGGCGGATGCGGCGAAGTTTGCGACGGCGTATGCTTCGGCGATGAGATAG
- a CDS encoding YncE family protein: MPRRLLLALALASSVASAQRAPSGTLVASNMDAHTVSLVDIASGRTLATTPVGTGPHEVAVSPDGKQAVVAIYGNRESVGSSLAVFDLTKPMTPPRVVELGAGNQRPHGLAYLPDGHSLLVTGERAQRLLVVDLATGAIDSTMATKQATTHMVMLTRDGRRAFTTNIVAMSVSAIDVPTRTVGAPYAVGARIEGIAITPDGGEVWVGGNESHQVYVLDGVTGAKRATLDGFGMAYRLAITPDAKTAVVSDPGSEQIHLVDVASRTIRTTIRVPAVLPAEGEHPSPQGIALSRDGAYAYVTLKAVAKVAVVDTKTGSIVKTLPVGAGSDGVGVSPLTR; encoded by the coding sequence ATGCCCCGCCGCCTCCTCCTCGCCCTCGCCCTCGCCTCCTCCGTCGCCAGCGCCCAGCGCGCGCCGAGTGGCACCTTGGTGGCGTCGAACATGGACGCGCACACGGTGTCGCTGGTGGACATTGCCAGCGGGCGCACGCTCGCGACGACGCCGGTGGGGACGGGGCCGCATGAAGTGGCGGTGTCACCCGATGGGAAGCAGGCGGTGGTCGCGATCTACGGCAATCGCGAGTCGGTCGGGAGTTCGCTCGCGGTGTTCGACCTCACGAAGCCAATGACGCCACCGCGGGTCGTGGAGCTCGGGGCGGGCAATCAGCGGCCGCACGGACTCGCGTATCTCCCCGACGGGCACTCGCTGCTGGTGACGGGGGAACGGGCGCAGCGGCTGCTGGTGGTGGATCTCGCCACCGGCGCGATCGATTCGACGATGGCCACGAAGCAGGCCACGACGCACATGGTCATGCTGACGCGCGACGGGCGGCGGGCCTTCACCACGAATATCGTGGCGATGAGCGTGAGCGCGATCGATGTGCCGACGCGGACGGTGGGCGCGCCGTACGCAGTCGGCGCGCGCATCGAGGGGATCGCGATCACCCCCGACGGTGGCGAGGTCTGGGTGGGCGGCAACGAGTCGCATCAGGTCTACGTGCTCGACGGCGTCACCGGCGCGAAGCGCGCGACGCTCGATGGCTTCGGCATGGCCTATCGCCTCGCGATCACGCCCGACGCGAAGACGGCGGTCGTCTCCGACCCGGGGAGTGAACAGATCCATCTGGTGGACGTCGCGTCGCGTACGATTCGGACGACGATCCGCGTGCCGGCGGTGCTGCCTGCCGAGGGCGAGCACCCATCGCCGCAGGGGATCGCGCTGTCCCGCGATGGCGCGTATGCGTACGTCACGCTCAAGGCCGTGGCGAAGGTGGCGGTGGTGGATACGAAAACCGGCAGCATCGTGAAGACGCTGCCGGTGGGGGCGGGCTCGGACGGTGTGGGGGTGTCGCCGCTGACGCGCTAG
- a CDS encoding amidase: MRRVTVLALLGLLHSAAHAQARPQTSPVEVTEASITDLQAALSAKRTTSVALVDQYLARIRAYDHAGPALNAIIRVNPKARAEAAALDAERKAGKVRGPLHGIPIILKDNYDTGDLPTTAGSLALANSRPAKDGFVVQQLRAAGAIVLAKSNMHELAAGITSISSLGGQTRNPYDPARCPGGSSGGTGAAIAASFAAVGWGSDTCGSIRIPSAFGALFGLRPTIGMVSRTGIVPLSHTQDIGGPLARTMTDLAIALDATVGFDPSDTTTRAIRDKRPRFQAALDKDALKGARLGVLLPYFRDTDAEIADSIRAAVSTMRARGATVLDVAMPEFDTLLANTSVINMEMKSDIAAYLAGVPNAPVHSMGEILARGAFDRELEVRFRTVDTFPAIPNPAHSTTLARQRALRMRVEFLLDSLKLDALVYPTVRQKPVFPGQVQGGSTCPLGAQSGLPSIAMPVGFTADGLPVSVELLGKGFSDERLVALAFAYEQTGARRRAPTTTPALVNGAAPVMAGRTIITTRGAVQATSTITVDLLRNELRWESRLRAPGPGANATVVLMRRGGGTLTGPASSTSGSAPALARITIADSATRVVARLLGPDESVHAGVLPLTAADRDAYAAGRLSVRLVTNAGVVERPLSPSR, translated from the coding sequence ATGCGCCGTGTCACTGTCCTCGCCCTGCTTGGTCTGCTGCATTCCGCGGCCCACGCGCAAGCGCGCCCGCAGACCAGCCCCGTCGAAGTCACGGAGGCCAGCATCACCGACTTGCAGGCGGCACTCAGCGCCAAGCGCACGACGAGTGTGGCGCTCGTCGATCAGTATCTCGCCCGCATCCGGGCCTATGATCATGCGGGTCCCGCACTGAATGCGATCATCCGGGTGAACCCCAAGGCGCGCGCAGAAGCGGCGGCGCTGGATGCCGAGCGCAAGGCGGGGAAGGTGCGCGGGCCGCTGCATGGCATTCCGATCATTCTCAAGGACAACTACGACACCGGCGACCTCCCCACGACGGCCGGATCGCTCGCGCTCGCGAACAGCCGTCCGGCGAAGGACGGGTTCGTGGTGCAGCAGCTGCGCGCGGCGGGCGCGATCGTGCTGGCCAAGTCGAACATGCACGAACTGGCCGCCGGCATCACGAGCATCAGCTCGCTCGGCGGGCAGACGCGCAATCCGTATGATCCGGCGCGCTGTCCCGGGGGCTCGAGTGGCGGGACAGGCGCGGCGATTGCGGCGAGCTTTGCGGCGGTGGGGTGGGGCAGCGACACCTGTGGCTCCATTCGCATCCCGAGTGCCTTCGGTGCGCTCTTTGGCCTCCGCCCCACGATCGGGATGGTGAGCCGCACAGGCATCGTGCCGCTTTCGCACACGCAGGACATCGGCGGGCCGCTCGCACGCACCATGACGGACCTCGCCATCGCGCTCGACGCCACGGTGGGCTTCGACCCGAGCGATACGACCACGCGCGCGATTCGCGACAAGCGCCCGCGCTTTCAGGCGGCGCTCGATAAGGACGCACTCAAGGGCGCGCGACTGGGTGTGCTGCTGCCCTACTTCCGCGATACCGACGCCGAGATTGCCGACAGCATTCGCGCGGCGGTCTCGACGATGCGCGCACGAGGCGCGACCGTGCTGGATGTGGCGATGCCGGAGTTTGATACGCTGCTGGCCAACACGAGCGTGATCAACATGGAGATGAAGAGCGACATCGCCGCCTATCTCGCCGGCGTGCCCAACGCGCCGGTACACAGCATGGGCGAGATCCTCGCGCGCGGGGCGTTCGACAGGGAACTCGAGGTGCGGTTCCGCACCGTGGATACCTTCCCCGCGATCCCCAATCCCGCGCACAGCACCACGCTCGCGCGCCAGCGCGCCCTCCGTATGCGCGTCGAGTTCCTGCTCGACTCCCTCAAGCTTGACGCGCTCGTGTACCCCACGGTGCGGCAGAAGCCGGTGTTCCCCGGACAGGTGCAGGGCGGCAGCACGTGCCCGCTCGGTGCGCAGAGTGGTCTGCCCTCCATCGCCATGCCGGTGGGCTTCACGGCGGATGGACTCCCGGTGAGCGTCGAACTGCTTGGGAAGGGGTTCAGCGATGAGCGGTTGGTGGCGCTCGCCTTCGCCTACGAGCAGACCGGCGCGCGGCGCCGAGCGCCGACCACCACGCCGGCGCTGGTGAACGGGGCGGCACCGGTCATGGCGGGGCGCACGATCATCACCACCCGTGGTGCGGTGCAGGCCACCAGCACGATCACCGTGGACCTGCTGCGCAACGAACTCCGCTGGGAGAGCCGCCTGCGCGCGCCGGGTCCGGGGGCGAATGCCACCGTGGTGCTGATGCGCCGCGGCGGTGGTACGCTTACCGGTCCCGCGTCGAGCACCAGCGGCAGCGCACCGGCGCTCGCGCGCATCACGATCGCCGACAGTGCCACCCGCGTGGTGGCGCGTCTACTCGGTCCGGATGAATCCGTGCACGCCGGCGTTCTCCCGCTCACGGCGGCGGATCGCGACGCCTACGCCGCAGGGCGCCTCAGTGTGCGGCTGGTGACGAATGCGGGAGTGGTGGAGCGACCACTGTCGCCGAGCCGCTAG
- a CDS encoding antibiotic biosynthesis monooxygenase codes for MLIVHVHVHVRPEFIDAFQAASLDNARHSVQEPGIARFDVLQQLDDPARFMLIEVYRTEDAPAAHKAMAHYARWRDAVEPMMAEPRRSVKLRAHFPGPLGFEMLERPAAPTVSRAD; via the coding sequence ATGCTGATCGTTCATGTGCACGTCCACGTGCGCCCCGAATTCATCGACGCCTTCCAGGCGGCGAGCCTCGACAACGCCCGCCACAGCGTGCAGGAACCGGGCATCGCCCGCTTCGACGTGCTGCAGCAGCTCGACGACCCGGCGCGCTTCATGCTGATCGAGGTGTACCGCACCGAAGACGCGCCGGCCGCCCACAAGGCGATGGCGCACTACGCGCGGTGGCGTGATGCCGTCGAGCCGATGATGGCCGAGCCGCGGCGCAGCGTGAAGCTGCGCGCGCACTTTCCGGGGCCACTGGGCTTTGAGATGCTCGAGCGGCCCGCGGCGCCGACGGTTTCTCGTGCCGACTGA
- a CDS encoding amidohydrolase, with product MTRALIPLLLAASALRAQSADAVADAIYVNGRIWTGDPAQPAATALAVQGGRLIRVGSDSAVRALAAANTRVVDLQGHRVVPGFIDSHWHLSSNAAVDLTDAGSPDSIVARLRRAAQRLPAGQWLRGRGWTPSDFPGNAAHKRYLDAAFPNRPVYLTDRDGHQALVNSEALRRAALTAATADPPRGVIEREAGGVPTGLLKEGASGLVSRIIPPPTRADIARRIDDETRKATALGLTFVQEASPREPTDVVVSLLQAAAAADTLRLRWRQALPFKPTVTAAELRRYRALSDSTRGPLLRFGIAKGMLDGTVDAKTAAMLEPYAGTDATGLPFWPAATVNGTVARYDSAGLQVELHAIGDKAIRLALDAYGVAAARNKTSGRRHRVEHIEVPDPRDVPRFKALGVIASTQAIFATPDVTTLTNYAPLLGPTRAARSNNFRQFDDAGAVQAFGSDYPVFSMDPMLGIYTAVTRMTPQGTPAGGWYPAGRISVEAALRHYTRDAAYAAFRETELGVLRAGMLADFVELSEDILSIPPARLLQAKVRRTVVRGREVHVAATSSR from the coding sequence ATGACCCGTGCGCTGATTCCCCTGCTGCTCGCCGCGTCCGCGCTCCGCGCCCAGTCGGCCGATGCCGTCGCGGATGCCATCTACGTGAACGGTCGTATCTGGACCGGTGATCCGGCGCAGCCGGCCGCGACCGCGCTGGCGGTGCAGGGCGGGCGCCTGATCCGCGTGGGCAGCGACAGCGCGGTCCGGGCGCTCGCCGCCGCGAATACGCGGGTGGTGGATCTCCAGGGCCATCGGGTCGTCCCGGGATTCATCGACAGTCACTGGCACCTGTCGTCGAATGCCGCGGTCGATCTCACCGACGCTGGCTCACCCGACTCCATCGTGGCGCGGCTCCGGCGCGCGGCGCAGCGGTTGCCGGCCGGGCAGTGGCTGCGCGGGCGCGGCTGGACGCCCAGTGACTTCCCGGGCAATGCCGCGCACAAGCGCTATCTCGACGCGGCGTTTCCCAACCGGCCGGTCTATCTCACCGATCGCGATGGGCATCAGGCACTGGTGAACAGTGAAGCGCTGCGGCGCGCGGCGCTCACCGCCGCCACGGCCGATCCGCCGCGCGGGGTGATCGAGCGGGAAGCGGGCGGAGTGCCCACCGGGCTGCTCAAGGAAGGCGCCAGCGGCCTCGTGAGCCGCATCATTCCGCCCCCGACGCGCGCCGACATCGCCCGGCGTATCGACGACGAAACGCGCAAAGCGACGGCCCTCGGGCTCACCTTCGTGCAGGAGGCGAGTCCGCGCGAGCCCACCGATGTGGTCGTGTCGCTCCTGCAGGCGGCCGCGGCCGCCGACACGCTGCGTCTGCGTTGGCGGCAGGCGCTCCCCTTCAAGCCGACCGTCACCGCCGCCGAGCTGCGTCGCTATCGCGCGCTGTCGGACAGCACCCGCGGCCCGCTGCTGCGCTTTGGGATCGCGAAGGGGATGCTCGACGGCACCGTCGATGCCAAGACCGCCGCGATGCTCGAGCCCTACGCCGGGACCGATGCCACCGGACTCCCGTTCTGGCCGGCGGCGACGGTCAACGGCACCGTGGCGCGCTACGACAGCGCCGGTCTGCAGGTCGAGCTGCATGCGATCGGCGACAAGGCCATCCGTCTGGCGCTTGACGCCTATGGGGTGGCGGCGGCGCGCAACAAGACGAGCGGTCGCCGTCATCGGGTGGAGCACATCGAAGTCCCTGACCCGCGCGACGTGCCGCGCTTCAAGGCGCTGGGGGTCATCGCGAGCACGCAGGCGATCTTCGCCACGCCCGATGTCACCACGCTCACCAACTACGCGCCGCTCCTCGGCCCCACGCGCGCGGCGCGCTCGAACAACTTCCGGCAGTTCGACGACGCTGGCGCCGTGCAGGCGTTCGGCAGCGACTATCCGGTGTTTTCGATGGATCCGATGCTCGGCATCTACACGGCCGTCACGCGCATGACCCCGCAGGGGACGCCGGCGGGCGGATGGTATCCCGCCGGGCGCATCAGTGTGGAGGCGGCGCTCCGCCACTACACGCGCGACGCGGCGTACGCGGCGTTTCGCGAGACCGAACTCGGGGTGCTGCGCGCCGGCATGCTTGCCGACTTCGTGGAACTGTCCGAGGACATTCTCTCGATCCCTCCGGCGCGGCTGCTGCAGGCGAAGGTTCGGCGCACGGTGGTGCGGGGACGCGAAGTGCACGTCGCGGCGACGTCGTCCCGCTGA